The segment CCGAAAATGAAAGCGGAGTTGTGGGTATTTCCATTTTTTATTGGCGCTACTCCACGTGGAAGGGCAAGCGACTTTACCTGGAAGATATTGTGGTAACAGAACAAGAGCGCGGCAAAGGCATCGGTAAATTACTGTTTGACAGAACCATGCAACATGCCCTGGATGAAGGTTGCTCCGGTATGATGTGGCAGGTACTGGAATGGAACGAACCGGCCATTAATTTTTATAAGAAATATTATCGTGCGAAGCTGGATGGTGAATGGATAAACTGCAGTTTGGAGCGTGAAGATATTAAGAAATTAATTTCAGCGACATGATCTAATCAAACCTCTTCCAGCAATGTCCTGAAGGCAACATGCTTGTTGCCATATTTCTGTTTGTGTTTTTCGATCAGAGCCGGGGCAAGGTGCTCAAGGTAATGCACTACTTTATCCAACGAGTCGGCAAAATATTGGATGCTGTACGAAACAGATCCATCTTCATTATCGTGCAATACTTTGTAAAACTTATGGCCGATAAACATATTGGTAGCAAGCACATCAGGAATATGCTCATGCTTCATCCAGGCCAGCCATTCTTGCTCTACATCTTTGTCGATGCCTACGGTTACGTTATACAGGTACATGCCCAAAGATAGGCAGCAACAGCAAGACTTAAAATGTACTGATTTTTATTCCGGTAAGTACGGCCTCTGCTTTTCTGCGCATTTCACTTAAATCAATAACGGGCAGGTTGGTTTCTTTCGCCAGTTCATCCCATTTGCGCAACAGCAAACTCAGGTCAAAATACGGATCGCGTTGAAACTGCTCAGCCTCTTTAGCCGTCATCACACCGCCCTGAAGTGCCAGCGTTTGTTTACTGGCCTCGCTCAGGGCCTCATAGTATGAAGGGTATTTATACGTGAGGTAACGCTTGGCTTGCACATGGTTTTCGACAAGCCGGGCTACCCGTTCAGGAAAACCAAGCTCGCGCAAAAAATCGGCCCCGATTTTTTCGTGCGACTTTATGCCATAGCCATTCATGTCATTTTCGGATGTTACTTCAACACAAAGATGCCCGATATCGTGGAAGAAGGCAGCCAGCACCACTTCATCATCAAACCCTTCGTTGATGGCTAATTGAGCTGCCTGCGACATATGTTCCATTTGTGAAACCGGTTCGCCAATGTAATCGGCAGAACCAAACTGTTCATAAAGAGAGAATACTTTTTCAACGCGTTCTTTAATCGTATCCATATAGCAAATGTATGTAACACTAAAGATAGGCTGCGCATATTACGTTTCGGTTAATTCTCCATCGTATAAACATGAAGGTTATTTCATGTGGCAGATAGTGATTTTGGTTTACAGGATTTTACTTTTATTAAAAAAATGGAGATGAGTATTGCTTTAGTAGTTTTCGATTTGGCCGGCACAACCGTGAAGGACGATAAAGACATTCACAAAGTTCTTCGGCAAACATTGGCAGAGCACCATGTTAGTATTAGCCTTGAAGATGCCAATGCGGTAATGGGTATTCCCAAACCTGTAGCCATCAGGCAGTTGTTGGAACAGCGTTACACAGGTAACAAGGCCATAACCGAAGAGTGGATTGACGAAATTCATACAGCTTTTGTAACGCGAATGATTTCGTTTTACAAACACGATACTTCAGTTGGCGAAAAGGATGGCGTAAGTGAGACATTTAGAAAGTTGAAAGAAAGTAAACTAAAGATTGTGGTGGATACCGGGTTCGATCGGCAGATTACCGATCCTTTGCTTGAACGTTTAGGCTGGTTAGAGAATAATTTAATTGATGGCAGCGTTACCAGCGATGAAGTGGAGCGTGGCCGGCCCTACCCCGATATGATTTTCCGTGCCATGGAATTGACCGATGTGAAGGATGTTCAGCAGGTGGCTAAAGTAGGTGATACCGCTTCCGATATTCAGGAAGGCCTTTCGGCCGGATGCAAGTATGTGATTGGAGTTACTACGGGCGCATTTACACATGAACAACTCAAACTGGAAAGACCTACGCACCTGATCGAACGAATTTCCGAATTGCCGGCAATTGTGCTCCACTAGTTTGCATTAATATTACCGTAATGTTATATTCATGTTAACCATCGTTAACATGAAGTGAAGCATTTTTTGTTTTGTTTACTCCTATTCAACAGTGCTCAATCTTTGTCCGCGGGTTTGCAGTGGCATGAAGGTGTAATCGTTTTGCATGACAATCAGGTTTTGGCGGGTAAGCTAAATGTGGAACAAGTTCATGATGTTGTTTTATTTCGACATCGCGATTCATTGAATGTAACCGTGTTGCCGGCCTTCAAAGTAAAGGCAGTCAATTATTATGATGTTGCCAGTAATATCAACAGGCGTTTTATCTCACTGGATCAGCAGAGCGCAGCAAGAACTACTTACCTGTACGAGGTTGTTGTAACCGGAACGGTGAGGGTATTGCGCAGGCTTAATACATATCATTCAGTACCACCGAATGATGACGAGTACATGTACTACTCCATGAAAAATGATGAGTTGGTTGAGCTAAAAAAATTTGGGGGCACCATGTTTACTCACCTGGATGATTTATCGGGCCACCGGCTATCGGTTTACGTTCGCGCCAAAAGGTTTGATCCTTACCAGCTTGCCGATGCCATCCGCATTATTCAGTATTTTAACTCGCTTGAAATTCCTGCAGGGGTGCTTTCCCGAAAGTAGGTTTAGCTTCCGTGCGTTTGTACTTGAAATGAAAATAAAGGAGCGATCCACCAATCAGTAAACTACCAACAATGGAAATATAATAGCCACCTGAAATAAAAAAGCTGAGCCAGCTTAACCTGGCGTATCCAAATTCTTTAAAAAAAAGTATTCCAACACTGGCCAGGTATCCGAAAGAGTCGGACACGTACATAATAAACCCTACCGTGCCGGTATATTTAAAAGTAGCCAGTAGCCGATCAAAGAAAATACTGTTAAAGGGAACATAGCCAAGGTAAAGCCCAAGCCCAATCAAAACCATCCAGGTAAAGGGATCAATAACAGCAAGCTCAAACAAGTAGGTGCTAAAGCCAATCAAGGCCATACCGGTTAGGATAATGAAATGATTGACCATGAGTGCAAGCGCATTATTGCGAATGAGCATAATGCTGCCCATAACAAAAAGCACAGCGAGTGAAATAGGGATTTCGGTTTGTGTAAAAATGGCCGGATTGCCGCTATAGCCTAACGCTCCCCAAAGTTCGGCCGAAAAATTATCCCGAAAATCGCGCAGGGCTGTTAAGAGCATGTAGCTGAGCACAAAAAATATGATGCCCGGTAAAAAAGTGAGCGTAAACATTTTTCGCTCTTGCAAATTCATAGGTTCCCGCTTTGCACGAAGGGATTCATCCAATAATGATGGTGGGGGAATTTTATCCAACAGAAACAAAAATATCAGTAACGGAAGAGTAAAGAGGGCACAGGCAACAAAAGGCATCCATAATTCCGGCACATTTAAATCCCGCATCAGGTAGGCACCCGTAGTGCGGCAGAAGCCGGATGAAAAAATAAAACTCAC is part of the Cyclobacteriaceae bacterium genome and harbors:
- a CDS encoding GNAT family N-acetyltransferase, with translation MTSVVSIRKGAKADLPRVLELIKELALYEKAPHEVINTVEQMERDGFGPTPIYGLFVAENESGVVGISIFYWRYSTWKGKRLYLEDIVVTEQERGKGIGKLLFDRTMQHALDEGCSGMMWQVLEWNEPAINFYKKYYRAKLDGEWINCSLEREDIKKLISAT
- a CDS encoding DUF4286 family protein → MYLYNVTVGIDKDVEQEWLAWMKHEHIPDVLATNMFIGHKFYKVLHDNEDGSVSYSIQYFADSLDKVVHYLEHLAPALIEKHKQKYGNKHVAFRTLLEEV
- a CDS encoding HD domain-containing protein: MDTIKERVEKVFSLYEQFGSADYIGEPVSQMEHMSQAAQLAINEGFDDEVVLAAFFHDIGHLCVEVTSENDMNGYGIKSHEKIGADFLRELGFPERVARLVENHVQAKRYLTYKYPSYYEALSEASKQTLALQGGVMTAKEAEQFQRDPYFDLSLLLRKWDELAKETNLPVIDLSEMRRKAEAVLTGIKISTF
- a CDS encoding HAD hydrolase-like protein, which gives rise to MSIALVVFDLAGTTVKDDKDIHKVLRQTLAEHHVSISLEDANAVMGIPKPVAIRQLLEQRYTGNKAITEEWIDEIHTAFVTRMISFYKHDTSVGEKDGVSETFRKLKESKLKIVVDTGFDRQITDPLLERLGWLENNLIDGSVTSDEVERGRPYPDMIFRAMELTDVKDVQQVAKVGDTASDIQEGLSAGCKYVIGVTTGAFTHEQLKLERPTHLIERISELPAIVLH